Part of the Aureitalea marina genome, GATCGGAGCAATTACGATCTGACCATCCTTAACGATTGGTCTCTCCACGATGTTGTGCATTCCTAATATCCCGGATTGAGGTGGGTTGATAATTGGGGTAGAAAGCATACTTCCAAAGACCCCACCGTTCGAAATGGTAAAGGTACCTCCAGTCATTTCGTCTACGGTGATCTCTCCATCTCTCGCTCTGATGGCCAATCTTTTGACCTCGGCTTCTACACCTCGGAAGGTCAGGTTCTCAGCGTTTCTGATAACAGGCACCATCAGACCCTTGGGTCCGGAAACCGCAATGGAAATATCCTTAAAATCGTAGGTGATCTTGTAATCTCCGTCAATCATGGAATTGACATCCGGATAAAGTTCCAATGCCCTAACTACTGCCAGGGTAAAGAAAGACATAAAGCCCAGTCCCACACCATGCTTTTCCTTGAAGGTCTCTTTGTACTCACTGCGAAGTGCAAATATTGGACTCATGTCAACCTCGTTAAAGGTGGTTAGCATGGCAGTCTCATTCTTGGCAGAAACCAATCGCTCCGCAACTTTACGTCTGAGCATGCTGAGTTTCTTCCGTTCAGATCCGCGATTCCCAGTACCAGGAGTTCCCATGGATGGTGTAGCATCCACGGCATCCTGTTTGGTGATACGGCCATCGCGGCCACTGCCTTTTACCTCAGCGGGGGCAATTCCTTTTTCGTCCAGTATCTTCTTGGCTGCAGGAGAGGGGGTTCCTGTAGCGTAAGATTCCTTTTTCGGTGCCTCTTTAACAGGCTCTTCCTTTTTAGAAGCCGGCTTCTCGGCAGCTGCTTCCGGGGCGCTATCGCCTTCAGGTCGAGCGGCATCAGTGTCTATCAAACAGACCACCTCGCCAACAGCAACGGCATCACCTTCTTCTGCTTTCAAGGTAATGATCCCACTGGCCTCAGCTGGCAATTCGAGAGTGGCTTTATCACTATCGACCTCGGCAATTGCCTGGTCTTTTTCTACGTAGTCTCCATCCTCGACCAACCACTGGGCGATTTCGACCTCAGTGATAGATTCTCCTGGCGAGGGTACTTTCATTTCTAACATAATGTGGTATGTTGAATTAGAATTGTGTCTTTTTATTCTGGATTAAAAACGCTTTCAATTACTTCTTGATGCCTCGATTTTGACCGCACTGAACTTCCTGAGGCGGGCGCCGCATAGAAGCGTCGGCTGCATACACGGAATGAACGGGCCGGTTTAAAATGCATCAACAAATGTCCATAGGCACCCATATTTTGAGGTTCCTCCTGCGCCCATACGACATCTTTCGCTCCTTTGTACTTGGCAATGGTCGCTTCGATCTCAGTCTTTGGTAATGGGAACAGTTGTTCGATACGAACCAGAGCCACATCATCACGCCCTAATTCTTCTTGCTTCTCTAACAGATCGTAGTAGAACTTACCGCTGACAAAGACCAGGGTCTTCACTTTCTTCGCATCTGCAGTCTCATCGTCTATCAAACGGTGGAACGTACCGTTGGCAAACTCTTCTTTTGTGGACAACACCCTAGGATGTCTCAGCAAACTCTTGGGCGTAAATACAATAAGTGGTTTGCGGTAATCTACAACCATTTGACGCCTCAACATATGATACATATTAGCAGGAGTGGTACAATTGGCCACGAACATATTGTCCGTTGCACACAACTGCAGGTATCTTTCCATTCGGGCCGATGAGTGCTCTGCGCCCTGACCTTCGTAGCCGTGCGGCAGTAACATCACCAATCCGTTCTGGGTCTTCCACTTGTCTTCCGCAGCAGAAATATACTGGTCGATCATGATCTGGGCTCCATTGCTGAAATCTCCGAACTGAGCTTCCCAGATGGTGAGTGTCTTAGGGCTAGCCATTGCATAGCCATAATCAAAACCAACTACCCCATACTCTGAAAGTAGGGAGTTGTAGATATAGAAATCACCTGCATCTTCCAACTTGTTCAACAGCAGTATCTCTTCTTCGCTGTCCTCCACCTTGATCACAGCATGCCGGTGAGAAAAGGTACCCCGTTCCACATCTTGCCCGGACATCCTGACATCGTACCCCTGTTTCATTAAGGTCCCGTAGGCCAGCAACTCGGCCATGGCCCAGTCCAGCTGATTGTCTTCAAAGAACATCTTGCGACGTCCATCCACCAATCTTACGATCTTCCTGAGGAACTTCTTGTCTTCCGGTAGTTGGGTAATGGTTGTTGCAACTTCGGTCAGTAGTTCCATGGAAACGGTGGTATCCACGGGTGCGTTCATCTTATCCTCTCGGGCATAGTGAAAACCGTCCCACGCCTCTTGCATGATACCAGTAATGACCGTCTTATCTTCTTTCCTGGAATCTTCCAGGTCAACTTCCAATTTTTTCTTGTACTCCTCTTCTAAGGAACGAACGTAGGCCTGGTCAATGACTCCCTCAGCAATCAGCCGTTCGGCATAGATGTCCCTCGGGTTCTTATGTTTAGCTATCGCCTTATACAGCTTAGGCTGAGTAAAGCGAGGCTCATCACCTTCATTGTGACCATACTTCCGATAACCCAACAGATCGATAAAGACATCTCGTCCAAATTCCATACGGAAGTCTAACGCGAACTGCATGGCGTGCACAACAGCCTCAACATCGTCGGCGTTCACGTGTAATACCGGGCTCAAAGTAACCTTACCTACGTCGGTACAGTAGGTTGAAGAACGGGCATCCAGGTAGTTGGTGGTAAACCCGATCTGGTTGTTCACAACTACATGAATGGTCCCTCCTGTCCGGTATCCATCCAATTGGGCCATTTGGACTACCTCGTAAACCAGTCCCTGACCGGCAATAGCGGCATCCCCGTGCACTACTATGGGCAGTACGGCTTTGATCTCATCCTTGTACAGTCTGTCCTGCTTAGCCCTGGCAATACCCTGAACCACGGAACCAACGGTTTCCAGGTGAGAAGGATTGGGTGCTATATTCAGGTTGATCTCTTTACCACTGGCCGTCTCCCGGCGGGAGGTCCATCCCAAGTGATATTTAACGTCACCATCAAAGATGGCCTGCTCGTAATCCTTGCCATCAAATTCGCTGAAGATATCCTTGGCGTCTTTTCCAAAGATGTTGGTCAAAGTGCTTAATCTCCCGCGGTGAGCCATCCCCATGACAAATTCCTGCACTCCTTTGTTAGCTGCAGATTCTATCAGAATATCCAGGGCTGGGATCAGGCTTTCTCCCCCTTCCAGAGAAAAGCGTTTTTGACCGACGTATTTGGTGTGTAGAAAAGTTTCGAACGAAACAGCTTCGTTCAGTTTCTTTAGCAGGTGCTTCTTTTGCTCAACGGTAAAGTTTGGATGATTTTCATTGATGTTGAGCTTATTCTGTATCCATTGGATCTCTTCCGGTTTCCGAATATACATATACTCGATCCCTATGGATTCACGGTAGATCTTCTGCAAATGATCCAGGATCTGTTGCAAGGTAGCTTCACCCATTCCCAAAACCTCACCTGCTTTGAACGTAGTGGTTAGATCGGCCTGGGTTAACCCGAAATTCTCTATCTCCAAGCTTGGGGAATACTTTCTTCTTTCCCGTACCGGATTCGTCCTGGTGAATAAATGTCCTCTGCTTCTGTAACCATCGATCAATTTGATCACCTGGAACTCTTTGAGAACTTGTTCTGGCACATGTTCTGCCTCTATCCCCAGTTCTTCCAAGGAACCGTGCTCCAGGGCAAAGTCAAAGCCCTGAAAAAAAGATCGCCAGCTAGGTTCCACACTATCCGGGAACTGTAGGTATTTATCGTAAAGTTCAGCGATGAAAGATGGATGAACTGCGTTGAGAAATGAGAATCTATCCATAACCGAAGAATTCGGCGTTAAATTGAATTAAAACGGTACAAAAATACAATAAATCCCCTTATGCACTTGCTGCTTTTCATATATTTATGGATAGCCTAAAGCCCATAAACCATGAAGCTAAGCCGAT contains:
- a CDS encoding 2-oxoglutarate dehydrogenase E1 component, producing the protein MDRFSFLNAVHPSFIAELYDKYLQFPDSVEPSWRSFFQGFDFALEHGSLEELGIEAEHVPEQVLKEFQVIKLIDGYRSRGHLFTRTNPVRERRKYSPSLEIENFGLTQADLTTTFKAGEVLGMGEATLQQILDHLQKIYRESIGIEYMYIRKPEEIQWIQNKLNINENHPNFTVEQKKHLLKKLNEAVSFETFLHTKYVGQKRFSLEGGESLIPALDILIESAANKGVQEFVMGMAHRGRLSTLTNIFGKDAKDIFSEFDGKDYEQAIFDGDVKYHLGWTSRRETASGKEINLNIAPNPSHLETVGSVVQGIARAKQDRLYKDEIKAVLPIVVHGDAAIAGQGLVYEVVQMAQLDGYRTGGTIHVVVNNQIGFTTNYLDARSSTYCTDVGKVTLSPVLHVNADDVEAVVHAMQFALDFRMEFGRDVFIDLLGYRKYGHNEGDEPRFTQPKLYKAIAKHKNPRDIYAERLIAEGVIDQAYVRSLEEEYKKKLEVDLEDSRKEDKTVITGIMQEAWDGFHYAREDKMNAPVDTTVSMELLTEVATTITQLPEDKKFLRKIVRLVDGRRKMFFEDNQLDWAMAELLAYGTLMKQGYDVRMSGQDVERGTFSHRHAVIKVEDSEEEILLLNKLEDAGDFYIYNSLLSEYGVVGFDYGYAMASPKTLTIWEAQFGDFSNGAQIMIDQYISAAEDKWKTQNGLVMLLPHGYEGQGAEHSSARMERYLQLCATDNMFVANCTTPANMYHMLRRQMVVDYRKPLIVFTPKSLLRHPRVLSTKEEFANGTFHRLIDDETADAKKVKTLVFVSGKFYYDLLEKQEELGRDDVALVRIEQLFPLPKTEIEATIAKYKGAKDVVWAQEEPQNMGAYGHLLMHFKPARSFRVCSRRFYAAPASGSSVRSKSRHQEVIESVFNPE
- the odhB gene encoding 2-oxoglutarate dehydrogenase complex dihydrolipoyllysine-residue succinyltransferase, whose translation is MMLEMKVPSPGESITEVEIAQWLVEDGDYVEKDQAIAEVDSDKATLELPAEASGIITLKAEEGDAVAVGEVVCLIDTDAARPEGDSAPEAAAEKPASKKEEPVKEAPKKESYATGTPSPAAKKILDEKGIAPAEVKGSGRDGRITKQDAVDATPSMGTPGTGNRGSERKKLSMLRRKVAERLVSAKNETAMLTTFNEVDMSPIFALRSEYKETFKEKHGVGLGFMSFFTLAVVRALELYPDVNSMIDGDYKITYDFKDISIAVSGPKGLMVPVIRNAENLTFRGVEAEVKRLAIRARDGEITVDEMTGGTFTISNGGVFGSMLSTPIINPPQSGILGMHNIVERPIVKDGQIVIAPIMYVALSYDHRIIDGRESVGFLVAVKEALENPVELLMNNDVKKALEL